A single genomic interval of Leptospira montravelensis harbors:
- the lpdA gene encoding dihydrolipoyl dehydrogenase, producing MSSPNHFQVIVIGGGPGGYVAAIRAAQLGLQTCLVEREKLGGVCLNWGCIPTKALLESAHVLEHLKHAASFGLSCDNIKADFDAVIKRSRSVADQMAKGVEFLMKKNKITVISGEASFQNSKTIQVKPSSGEPSTYTADFYILAVGAKNKALPFLPFDGKRVLSARDAMIEPKVIPNLAIIGAGAIGVEFADFYASMGSKVTIIEFQDHLLPNEDLEISGILERSFKKRGIEQYLSHGVETASVTDAGVELTIQDRKSAKKEKLNFDKVIVGVGITPNTGNIGLDEIGIKLKNGFVDFVGNYRSTVDHIYAIGDCIATPALAHVASAEGIRAAEDISVRVGNPHHLQIARLNYSYIPGCTYCHPEVASVGLTEEKAKAMGYEITVGKFPFTASGRAQAQGDTTGMVKIVSDKKHGEILGAHIIGSGATEMIAELTLGANMEITVRELANTIHAHPTLSEGIMESAAAVLGEAINI from the coding sequence ATGTCTAGTCCAAACCATTTCCAAGTCATCGTCATTGGAGGAGGGCCCGGCGGTTATGTCGCTGCCATCCGTGCTGCACAATTAGGATTACAAACTTGCCTTGTGGAACGCGAAAAACTCGGCGGAGTGTGTTTGAACTGGGGTTGTATTCCCACCAAAGCCCTGTTAGAAAGTGCACATGTTTTGGAACATTTAAAACATGCTGCTAGTTTCGGATTGTCCTGCGATAATATCAAAGCTGATTTTGATGCCGTGATCAAACGTTCCCGTTCTGTGGCAGACCAAATGGCCAAAGGTGTTGAGTTTCTCATGAAGAAAAACAAAATCACCGTGATTAGCGGTGAGGCCAGTTTCCAAAATTCTAAAACCATCCAAGTAAAGCCAAGTTCCGGTGAACCTTCCACCTATACTGCCGATTTTTATATTTTAGCGGTGGGTGCTAAAAACAAAGCCCTTCCTTTTTTGCCTTTTGACGGCAAACGTGTGTTATCTGCAAGAGATGCCATGATCGAACCAAAAGTCATTCCGAACCTTGCCATCATTGGGGCTGGCGCCATTGGAGTGGAGTTCGCAGATTTTTATGCAAGTATGGGTTCTAAGGTAACCATCATTGAATTCCAAGACCATCTCCTTCCCAATGAAGATTTGGAAATTTCTGGAATCCTGGAAAGAAGTTTTAAAAAACGAGGGATTGAACAGTATTTGAGCCATGGAGTGGAAACGGCTTCCGTCACCGATGCGGGAGTGGAACTTACCATACAAGATCGTAAGTCCGCAAAAAAAGAAAAGTTGAACTTTGATAAGGTGATTGTTGGGGTGGGAATAACACCTAACACTGGTAATATTGGTTTAGATGAGATTGGAATCAAATTAAAAAATGGATTTGTGGATTTTGTTGGTAACTACCGTTCCACTGTGGATCATATTTATGCCATTGGGGATTGTATTGCCACGCCAGCACTCGCCCATGTGGCCAGTGCCGAAGGGATTCGTGCGGCAGAAGATATTTCTGTGCGAGTCGGTAACCCTCACCATTTACAAATCGCAAGACTCAACTATTCTTATATTCCGGGATGTACGTATTGCCATCCAGAAGTGGCAAGTGTGGGCCTTACGGAAGAAAAAGCAAAAGCAATGGGATATGAAATCACTGTAGGTAAATTTCCTTTTACCGCGAGTGGCCGTGCCCAGGCCCAAGGGGATACCACCGGAATGGTAAAAATTGTTTCTGATAAAAAACACGGGGAAATTTTAGGAGCCCATATCATTGGGAGTGGGGCCACTGAAATGATCGCAGAATTGACGCTAGGTGCCAATATGGAAATCACAGTACGGGAACTGGCAAACACCATCCATGCCCATCCTACGTTATCGGAAGGAATTATGGAAAGTGCGGCGGCGGTGCTCGGGGAAGCGATTAATATTTAG
- a CDS encoding class I SAM-dependent DNA methyltransferase — MKLYSELAEYYFTIEEPSRKFSEEILFLRDTFKRHKIHTVLDIGCGTGEHIKELQGMGFKPLGVDGSPRMLEIAKARFPHCQFEQGKMEAYVAKQPVDAVICLYGTFNYLINDDLVQNFLRNCYKNLKQAGLLVLEIWNADPIHRIKRKPITTVSNVRQGTTSIRRNRGFRLTRADDVAIVEVNYVYNLNQKDLKDKHTMRVFHFPQVRNFLDDNKFDVLHVYSNYDGEKYIKTGARMLIVAKKRS; from the coding sequence ATGAAACTCTATTCCGAATTGGCCGAATACTATTTTACCATCGAAGAACCCAGTCGCAAGTTTTCGGAAGAAATCCTTTTCCTGCGAGATACATTTAAGCGACATAAAATACACACAGTTCTAGACATTGGGTGTGGGACAGGGGAACATATCAAAGAACTCCAAGGAATGGGTTTTAAACCACTGGGTGTGGATGGATCTCCAAGGATGTTGGAGATTGCCAAAGCCCGCTTTCCTCATTGTCAATTTGAACAAGGGAAAATGGAAGCCTATGTCGCCAAACAACCTGTTGATGCAGTGATTTGTTTGTATGGAACCTTTAATTATCTTATCAACGATGATTTGGTTCAAAATTTCCTACGTAATTGTTATAAAAACTTAAAACAAGCCGGGCTTTTGGTTTTAGAAATTTGGAATGCGGATCCTATCCACCGCATCAAACGAAAACCCATCACCACTGTGAGTAATGTGCGCCAAGGGACAACATCCATTCGTAGGAATCGAGGATTTCGATTAACAAGAGCAGACGATGTGGCCATAGTCGAAGTGAACTATGTATACAATCTAAATCAAAAAGATTTAAAAGACAAACATACCATGCGTGTGTTTCATTTCCCGCAAGTTCGAAATTTCTTAGACGATAATAAGTTTGATGTTCTCCATGTTTATAGCAATTACGACGGCGAAAAATATATAAAAACCGGCGCAAGGATGCTCATCGTAGCCAAAAAGAGGTCTTGA
- a CDS encoding chemotaxis protein CheX: MDPLIDEKFILTVSQVLPEHFQKTLLIYAEREAYGPSKNEGLCFENCTLVEFVGDINGKVYLALDGYTKLKLLPKIAKAFQIDPTSRSHSASIMMEFANQIAGKLITEMRLGRYEIDILPPENLNHKLVPISLEHFRQYILIFNLKDRRGEEYMGRLYLILLLEKFPTPKN; the protein is encoded by the coding sequence ATGGATCCACTCATTGATGAAAAATTCATTCTGACAGTTTCGCAAGTATTGCCGGAACATTTTCAAAAAACCTTACTGATCTATGCAGAACGTGAGGCCTATGGTCCTTCCAAAAACGAGGGGCTGTGTTTTGAAAACTGTACACTTGTTGAATTTGTTGGTGATATCAATGGGAAAGTATATTTAGCATTAGATGGTTATACAAAATTAAAACTCCTTCCAAAAATTGCCAAAGCCTTTCAGATTGATCCAACATCCCGTTCTCATTCTGCATCCATCATGATGGAATTTGCAAACCAGATTGCTGGGAAATTAATCACAGAAATGAGACTGGGGCGTTACGAAATTGACATTTTGCCACCAGAGAATTTAAACCATAAATTAGTTCCCATCTCTCTAGAACATTTTCGCCAATACATTCTTATCTTCAATCTCAAAGACAGAAGAGGAGAAGAATATATGGGTCGTCTTTATTTGATTTTATTGTTGGAAAAATTCCCCACTCCCAAAAACTAA
- a CDS encoding alpha/beta hydrolase, with the protein MKPYVLAIPLILSYAGLKQKKSLERKELRLPDTGRRAFHFYPTGKNPNSLPGVYIQHGMSAMGIDDLRIIELAENIASSNHSVILPELPEVKGLRIEEKTISNIQDLMMEIHSAKQLFNGKDLGYLSASFSGGMGLIAASKSNTRNKIKTSMVIGAYCNFLDAVPFVFSNYHIDPYAVYVILFNMLRRFEPKLAEELESVYYEAALDNGLKRQGTDARSEDLLKKTSSQAREFFSQVGADGNFRMQLAKRVLDTVPENLPENLSPFYQLETLDGPVSLLHGQTDSVISPEESEKLALLFQKKRIPYVHRTSTALTHGDSLPLHSQIFGVPALLQTFGSFLYWLNR; encoded by the coding sequence ATGAAACCTTATGTTTTGGCAATTCCACTCATTTTGAGTTACGCTGGGTTAAAACAAAAAAAATCTTTAGAACGTAAGGAACTGCGACTACCCGATACAGGTAGAAGAGCATTTCATTTTTATCCCACAGGAAAAAATCCAAATTCGTTACCAGGTGTTTATATCCAACATGGTATGAGTGCTATGGGTATCGATGACCTTAGGATTATAGAACTAGCAGAAAACATTGCTAGTTCCAATCATAGTGTGATCCTTCCCGAACTTCCAGAAGTGAAAGGGCTAAGGATCGAAGAAAAAACAATTTCCAATATCCAAGATTTAATGATGGAAATCCACTCCGCAAAACAATTGTTCAACGGAAAGGATTTAGGATACTTATCAGCAAGTTTTTCTGGTGGAATGGGACTCATTGCCGCTTCCAAATCCAATACAAGAAACAAAATCAAAACATCGATGGTGATTGGTGCCTATTGTAATTTTTTAGATGCGGTTCCCTTTGTTTTTTCAAATTACCATATCGATCCTTATGCTGTGTATGTGATTCTTTTTAATATGCTCCGTCGTTTTGAACCAAAACTGGCAGAAGAGTTAGAATCTGTTTATTACGAAGCCGCATTGGACAATGGGCTAAAAAGACAGGGAACCGATGCCCGGTCGGAAGACCTCTTGAAAAAAACATCTTCCCAAGCGAGAGAATTTTTTTCCCAAGTGGGAGCGGATGGAAACTTCCGTATGCAATTAGCAAAACGAGTCTTGGACACTGTTCCTGAAAATCTCCCGGAAAATCTTTCCCCTTTTTACCAGTTGGAAACTTTGGATGGTCCGGTATCTCTCCTGCACGGACAGACGGATTCCGTGATTTCCCCCGAGGAATCAGAAAAATTGGCCCTCCTTTTCCAGAAAAAACGAATTCCTTATGTCCACCGCACTTCCACCGCCCTCACCCACGGAGATAGCCTGCCCCTCCACTCCCAGATTTTTGGAGTCCCCGCCCTCCTCCAAACTTTTGGAAGTTTTCTATATTGGCTGAATCGATAG
- a CDS encoding DUF342 domain-containing protein has protein sequence MDVKNAPDFNPERGLKIQISEDRLTATLVAKPIWLLGGSMSNILIYEALDNASIHRDRILMKEVDLAAIEIDKILKDPTKVKEDFNFIVAQGKPPKQGESGWIKFYFPRAQRVVLKDDGSADYRNINKYVHVKEGERLATLFEGIAGEQGIDVLGNPIYPNPIDRPRLTLGKNVLPKTVDDPEKPGRQLKEYFASLSGVVFSTDTSLTVSPELNIESNIGLGTGNINFEGTIRVKGTIEEGAIVNCQGSLYLDGNVESSDVVVGEDLEVKGGVKAKGKGVIRIKGDLRAKFIENANLEIDGDCIVENFILGSKILCLGNVILTGESSSLIGSDIISYQGITVSSLGSTAQMDTVVEVGFHFRNDRLLTEGSSRLAEFERELEALVPEIQKIKEVVQRSRGKLDDARKEKFKEIFDAYQKKNKTVELLRSKIEELKGARYNQDNVKVVVRNTAHPGAIIKYRRQVEKITKAQTAFVMNFFPNQEKAMLTAFKGK, from the coding sequence ATGGACGTTAAAAATGCACCGGACTTCAATCCGGAACGGGGACTGAAAATCCAAATCTCCGAGGATCGACTTACAGCAACTTTGGTGGCAAAACCAATATGGTTGTTAGGCGGTTCGATGAGCAATATATTAATTTACGAAGCTCTTGACAATGCTTCCATTCATAGAGATCGGATTTTGATGAAAGAGGTTGATTTAGCCGCAATCGAAATCGACAAAATCCTGAAAGATCCCACCAAAGTTAAAGAAGATTTTAATTTTATAGTAGCGCAAGGGAAACCTCCCAAACAAGGCGAAAGTGGTTGGATTAAATTTTATTTTCCAAGAGCACAACGTGTTGTTTTGAAAGATGACGGATCCGCAGATTATAGAAATATTAATAAATATGTTCACGTAAAAGAAGGCGAAAGACTTGCTACATTGTTTGAAGGAATTGCCGGCGAACAAGGAATAGATGTTTTAGGAAATCCAATTTACCCTAATCCCATCGATAGACCAAGGCTCACTTTAGGAAAAAACGTTCTTCCAAAAACTGTGGATGATCCAGAAAAACCAGGTCGCCAACTCAAAGAATATTTTGCATCTCTTAGCGGAGTTGTGTTTTCTACAGACACATCTCTTACAGTATCTCCTGAATTAAATATTGAAAGTAATATTGGCCTAGGAACTGGAAACATCAACTTTGAAGGAACCATCCGAGTGAAAGGGACCATCGAAGAAGGTGCCATTGTTAATTGCCAAGGTTCTTTATATTTAGATGGGAATGTTGAGTCTTCCGATGTTGTTGTCGGTGAAGACTTAGAAGTCAAAGGTGGAGTAAAAGCGAAAGGCAAAGGTGTCATTCGCATCAAAGGTGATCTTCGCGCGAAATTCATTGAAAATGCTAATCTCGAAATTGATGGAGATTGTATTGTCGAAAATTTTATTTTAGGAAGTAAAATCCTATGTTTAGGTAATGTAATCCTAACGGGAGAATCTTCCTCACTCATTGGATCAGATATCATTTCTTACCAAGGAATTACTGTATCTTCACTCGGTTCTACCGCACAAATGGATACAGTTGTAGAAGTAGGATTTCATTTCAGAAATGATAGGCTCCTAACCGAAGGGAGTTCTAGACTTGCTGAATTTGAACGTGAGTTAGAAGCACTTGTACCAGAAATTCAAAAAATCAAAGAAGTGGTACAGAGATCTCGTGGAAAATTAGATGATGCCAGAAAAGAAAAGTTCAAAGAAATCTTCGATGCTTATCAGAAAAAAAACAAAACAGTAGAATTACTCAGATCAAAAATAGAAGAGTTAAAAGGGGCACGTTACAACCAAGACAATGTCAAAGTGGTTGTACGAAATACGGCTCACCCTGGTGCCATCATCAAATACAGAAGGCAGGTAGAAAAAATCACCAAAGCTCAAACTGCATTTGTGATGAATTTCTTCCCAAACCAAGAAAAAGCAATGTTAACTGCTTTTAAAGGCAAATAA
- the msrA gene encoding peptide-methionine (S)-S-oxide reductase MsrA, whose product MTEFAILGGGCFWCTEAVYLRIPGILSVTSGYAGGSTPHPTYKEICTGTTGHAEVIKIEYDPEIITYSKILEIFWVSHDPTTLNKQGNDVGTQYRSVIFYLNEKQKELAVESKRKHAYLFPDPIVTEISVAPEFYPAEEYHQNYFTLNPQNPYCHYVIFPKLKKLGLKL is encoded by the coding sequence ATGACGGAATTTGCAATTTTAGGCGGTGGATGTTTTTGGTGTACGGAAGCTGTGTATCTTAGGATACCCGGCATTTTGTCTGTTACCTCTGGATATGCAGGTGGTTCTACTCCGCATCCAACATATAAAGAGATTTGTACTGGCACGACTGGTCATGCAGAAGTGATTAAAATTGAATATGATCCGGAGATAATCACATACTCTAAAATTTTGGAAATCTTTTGGGTTTCCCATGATCCCACCACTCTCAATAAACAAGGGAATGATGTAGGAACACAATATCGTTCCGTTATTTTTTATTTAAATGAAAAACAAAAAGAATTAGCTGTAGAATCAAAAAGAAAACATGCCTATTTATTTCCTGATCCCATTGTGACAGAAATTTCGGTGGCCCCAGAGTTTTATCCTGCAGAAGAGTACCACCAGAATTATTTTACTTTAAATCCGCAAAATCCCTATTGCCATTATGTGATTTTTCCCAAATTAAAAAAACTTGGATTAAAACTATAA